One Ktedonobacteraceae bacterium genomic region harbors:
- a CDS encoding LuxR C-terminal-related transcriptional regulator, with protein sequence MLTSEATKPLAGREQDILRGFLKGESETEIAQRLGIEQATVHSHVQGLYRRLHVHNSREAIIRIN encoded by the coding sequence TTGTTGACATCCGAAGCGACGAAGCCTTTAGCAGGACGCGAGCAAGATATCCTGCGCGGTTTCCTCAAAGGTGAGAGTGAGACTGAGATAGCGCAGCGGCTTGGTATTGAGCAGGCCACCGTTCATTCGCACGTGCAAGGACTCTACCGCCGTCTGCACGTGCATAATTCCAGGGAGGCGATCATACGGATAAACTGA